A region from the Halomonas piscis genome encodes:
- the thiM gene encoding hydroxyethylthiazole kinase, translating to MTLPAPGGYLQALQAHTPLVHCITNFVAMNSSANILLAVGASPAMLHAREEAGEFTALADALSINIGTVSPDFADGMLATTRVACDSATPWVLDPVAVGATAYRQRLCAELMERSPALIRGNASEILCLNGMATPGRGADSTASTAEARDAAVELARRQGCLVGVSGEVDLITDGERLARVYGGHALMPRITTLGCGLSATVAAFLGVADATPDSRFAAASAAFGCFAVAGERAAAKASGPGSFTPAFLDALYQLTPDDLDHHLSLENRDGI from the coding sequence ATGACGTTACCCGCCCCCGGCGGCTACCTGCAGGCCCTGCAGGCGCACACGCCGCTGGTGCACTGCATTACCAACTTTGTGGCGATGAACTCGAGCGCCAATATTTTGCTCGCCGTGGGCGCCTCCCCGGCGATGCTCCACGCCCGGGAAGAAGCCGGGGAGTTCACCGCCCTGGCCGATGCGCTGTCGATCAACATCGGCACGGTCAGCCCGGATTTCGCCGACGGCATGCTCGCGACCACCCGCGTCGCCTGCGACAGCGCCACGCCCTGGGTACTCGACCCGGTGGCCGTGGGCGCCACCGCCTACCGCCAGCGCCTGTGCGCCGAGCTGATGGAGCGCTCGCCCGCGCTGATTCGCGGCAACGCCTCGGAAATTTTATGCCTGAACGGCATGGCCACCCCCGGGCGCGGCGCCGACAGCACCGCCAGCACCGCCGAGGCGCGCGATGCCGCCGTCGAGCTGGCCCGCCGCCAGGGCTGCCTGGTCGGCGTCAGCGGCGAGGTGGATCTGATCACCGACGGCGAACGCCTCGCCCGCGTCTACGGCGGGCACGCGCTGATGCCGCGCATTACCACGCTTGGCTGCGGGCTTTCCGCTACGGTGGCGGCGTTTCTGGGCGTGGCCGACGCCACGCCCGACAGCCGTTTCGCCGCCGCCAGCGCGGCCTTTGGCTGCTTCGCCGTAGCCGGGGAGCGCGCCGCTGCCAAGGCCTCGGGGCCCGGCAGCTTTACCCCGGCGTTTCTGGATGCGCTTTACCAGCTGACCCCGGACGACCTTGACCACCACCTTTCGCTGGAGAATCGCGATGGAATTTGA
- the gloA gene encoding lactoylglutathione lyase produces the protein MSFHGESQPGAVPTPPETEGFRFNHSMLRVKDPERALAFYSGVLGMQVMRRLDFAEMNFSLYFLAHVDDASRVPEDVEARTAWTFSQTGILELTHNWGTENEEDFAYHDGNAEPQGFGHICISVPNLEAAQAWFDAHDVTFVKRADQGKMKDVVFIKDPDGYWIEIVQADRMAAKGD, from the coding sequence ATGTCGTTTCACGGTGAGTCGCAGCCGGGCGCAGTCCCCACGCCGCCCGAGACGGAAGGATTCCGCTTCAACCACAGCATGCTGCGCGTCAAGGATCCCGAGCGCGCGCTGGCGTTTTATTCCGGCGTGCTGGGCATGCAGGTGATGCGCCGGCTGGATTTCGCAGAGATGAATTTCTCGCTGTATTTCCTCGCCCACGTGGACGACGCGAGCCGCGTGCCCGAAGACGTGGAGGCGCGCACCGCCTGGACCTTCAGCCAGACCGGTATCCTTGAGCTGACCCACAACTGGGGTACCGAAAACGAGGAAGACTTTGCCTACCACGACGGCAACGCCGAACCCCAGGGTTTCGGCCACATCTGCATCAGCGTGCCCAACCTCGAGGCCGCCCAGGCGTGGTTCGACGCCCACGACGTCACCTTCGTCAAGCGCGCCGACCAGGGCAAGATGAAGGACGTTGTCTTCATCAAGGACCCCGATGGCTACTGGATCGAAATCGTCCAGGCCGACCGCATGGCCGCCAAGGGCGACTAA
- a CDS encoding metal ABC transporter solute-binding protein, Zn/Mn family: MRLTSAFRHALALALSATLFATLALLPPAAAAAEVRVVASFSILADMARQVGGEHVEVTSLIGTDSDAHSYSPSPGDVRTLSRADLVVFNGLNFEGWMERLLKTSDYQGRKVVATEGIEPLKHAGHDHGGADPHAWQDMERAKTYVANIRDALVKADGDNAAAYRANADDYLARLDEADADIRQRLEAIADDTAVITGHASFGYFAQGYGLRFLAPQGLATSAAPSAARMAELIEVIETQNVRALFYENMTSPNTIDQLAEESGLPIAGTLYADALASEGEAASYIGMMRHNARVLHRALAN; encoded by the coding sequence ATGCGTTTGACGTCTGCTTTTCGCCACGCCCTTGCGCTGGCGCTATCGGCCACGCTATTCGCTACGCTTGCCCTTCTCCCGCCTGCCGCGGCGGCCGCGGAGGTGAGGGTCGTGGCGAGCTTTTCCATCCTTGCCGACATGGCCAGGCAGGTGGGCGGCGAGCACGTAGAGGTAACGTCGCTGATCGGCACGGACAGCGACGCTCACAGCTACTCGCCGAGCCCCGGCGATGTGCGCACGCTTTCCCGGGCGGATCTGGTCGTGTTCAACGGGCTGAACTTTGAGGGCTGGATGGAGCGGCTGCTGAAAACCAGCGACTATCAGGGCAGGAAAGTCGTCGCTACCGAGGGTATCGAGCCGCTGAAGCACGCCGGCCATGACCACGGCGGCGCCGACCCCCACGCCTGGCAGGACATGGAGCGGGCAAAAACCTACGTGGCCAATATCCGCGATGCCCTGGTGAAGGCCGACGGCGATAACGCCGCCGCCTACCGCGCCAACGCCGACGACTACCTGGCGCGGCTGGACGAAGCCGACGCCGACATACGCCAGAGGCTTGAAGCCATCGCCGACGATACCGCGGTGATCACCGGCCACGCCTCCTTTGGCTATTTTGCGCAGGGCTACGGGCTGCGCTTTCTGGCGCCGCAGGGGCTTGCCACCAGCGCCGCCCCCAGCGCCGCGCGCATGGCGGAACTGATCGAGGTGATCGAGACGCAAAACGTGCGCGCGCTGTTCTACGAGAACATGACCAGCCCCAATACCATTGACCAGCTCGCCGAAGAAAGCGGCCTTCCCATCGCCGGCACGCTGTACGCCGATGCCCTGGCAAGCGAAGGCGAGGCGGCAAGCTATATTGGCATGATGCGCCACAACGCCCGGGTGCTGCACCGGGCGCTGGCGAACTGA
- a CDS encoding metal ABC transporter permease yields MIDLLHAWLVAPFDYGFMRRAVVGGLALSLAAPPLGVFLVLRGMSLIGDAMAHAILPGVALGFLLAGFSLPMMSLGGVLFGLAMALLAGAVSRMGGQREDAAMASFFIISLAAGVMLISLGGSSVDLTHVLFGSVLAINSTALLLIAAISSAIVLTLSVIFRALVVECLDPLFLRGQSRRSGWVHSVFLGLLVLNLTAGFQTLGTLMAVGLMMLPATSARFWSQRLEGLMGIAVVLAMMASTGGLLLSYHLDLPSGPSIILLAGAGYFFSALFGRYHSLAARFRRRAEPLARD; encoded by the coding sequence ATGATTGATCTACTGCACGCCTGGCTGGTGGCGCCGTTCGACTATGGCTTCATGCGCCGGGCGGTGGTCGGCGGGCTGGCGCTGTCGCTGGCCGCTCCGCCGCTGGGGGTGTTTCTGGTGCTGCGCGGCATGAGTTTGATCGGCGACGCCATGGCCCATGCGATTCTGCCCGGGGTGGCGCTGGGCTTTTTGCTGGCCGGCTTTTCGCTGCCGATGATGAGCCTGGGCGGGGTATTGTTCGGCCTGGCCATGGCACTTTTGGCCGGGGCCGTATCGCGAATGGGCGGCCAGCGCGAAGACGCGGCCATGGCCAGCTTCTTCATTATTTCGCTGGCCGCCGGGGTCATGCTGATTTCGCTCGGCGGCAGCAGCGTGGACCTGACTCACGTGCTGTTCGGCTCGGTACTGGCGATCAACTCCACCGCGCTTTTGCTGATCGCGGCGATCAGCAGCGCCATTGTGCTAACGCTTTCGGTGATCTTCCGCGCGTTGGTGGTGGAGTGCCTGGATCCGCTGTTTCTGCGCGGCCAGAGCCGGCGCAGCGGCTGGGTGCACAGCGTGTTCCTGGGCCTTTTGGTGCTCAATCTCACGGCGGGCTTTCAGACGCTCGGCACGCTGATGGCGGTGGGCCTGATGATGCTCCCGGCCACGTCGGCACGCTTCTGGAGCCAGCGGCTGGAGGGGCTGATGGGCATCGCCGTGGTGCTGGCGATGATGGCCAGCACCGGGGGGCTTTTGCTCTCCTACCATTTGGATCTGCCGTCCGGGCCGAGCATTATCCTGCTGGCCGGGGCGGGGTATTTTTTCTCGGCGCTGTTTGGCCGCTACCACAGCCTGGCGGCGCGCTTTCGTCGCCGGGCCGAGCCGCTCGCGCGGGACTGA
- a CDS encoding metal ABC transporter ATP-binding protein, giving the protein MAQESALRLDNLHLAQGQRSVLEGVSGVIADGAVTALIGANGAGKSTLIKALMGELRPFAGKVHCTVPRARRAWLPQQLALDLSFPMSVEELVMTGTWPSHGALKGYCAAHYRRGREIMARLGISGVAHRPLGELSGGQRQRALIGRTLMQEAKLLLLDEPFANVDGETVDILIPIVRRMADDGATVIVVLHDMEHLKRLADSVLLLRDGGGEWLSPDAIAAPTASAHLSAGVSHD; this is encoded by the coding sequence ATGGCGCAAGAATCGGCGCTTCGGCTGGACAACCTGCATCTGGCCCAGGGGCAGCGCAGCGTGCTGGAGGGGGTCAGCGGCGTCATCGCCGACGGCGCGGTGACGGCGCTGATCGGCGCCAACGGGGCAGGCAAAAGCACTCTGATCAAGGCGCTGATGGGCGAGCTGCGACCCTTTGCGGGCAAGGTGCATTGCACGGTGCCCAGGGCGCGGCGGGCCTGGCTGCCCCAGCAGCTGGCGCTGGATCTGTCGTTTCCCATGAGCGTGGAGGAGCTGGTGATGACCGGCACCTGGCCCAGCCACGGGGCGCTTAAGGGCTACTGCGCGGCGCACTACCGCCGGGGCCGGGAGATCATGGCGCGGCTGGGGATTTCCGGCGTGGCGCACCGGCCGCTGGGGGAGCTTTCCGGCGGCCAGCGCCAGCGCGCGCTGATCGGCCGGACGCTGATGCAGGAGGCCAAGCTTTTGCTGCTCGACGAGCCGTTCGCCAACGTCGACGGCGAGACGGTGGATATTCTGATTCCCATTGTGCGCCGGATGGCCGATGACGGCGCCACGGTGATCGTGGTGCTTCACGACATGGAGCACCTGAAGCGCCTGGCCGATAGCGTGCTGCTGCTGCGCGACGGCGGCGGCGAGTGGTTGTCGCCTGACGCCATTGCCGCGCCCACCGCCTCCGCCCACCTCAGCGCGGGGGTGTCCCATGATTGA
- the cas3 gene encoding CRISPR-associated helicase Cas3': MLPYHSLDVAAVGWCLLAPDTELTRQLAARLGLEPEALRQLLVFWLGVHDLGKFSRAFQGLFQPSRTGLVPIVNAPAYTERHDCLGAVLWQENWIEWLRDGTLQWPSGRLGREQRHQLSETLSILSTPFFGHHGKPVESGQCRGEQFFISDDVVDDTEAARQFIADWADIVSPVWAVDKLTSPEWRGALQALSWTVAGWATLSDWLGSSREYFPYCQKRVPLAEYWPLALSRARAVLEGTGFASRPQALPYRGMDSWFGGATITPTPLQKAAEELVLSDGPQLCILEDVTGAGKTEAAGILTQRLLVAGHGDGLYFALPTMATSNAMYSRMGKLHRHFFTADSSPSLVLSHGARDLNDEFMGSLEGAQPEDGEYAANDMTASSRCNRWLADSRKKALLADVGVGTIDQVLMALLPFRHQSLRLYGLARKVLVVDEVHAYDHYMQGLLGQLLTHHARQGGSAILLTATLPLRMRDELLKAWQEGLNAEPQGSRKQEFPLLTHAGIHGVTETPLATRPEVVRSVNIGWLTDEEQCVDSVLAAVERGECVAWVRNTVDDAIRAFEAIEKRHPDAARCLLFHSRFAMCDRQRIEADVIQRLGKHSTPDTRRGQVLISTQVFQESLDCDVDLMISDIAPIDLLIQRAGRLQRHARGPRRKPLLQVLAPEWTEVPDAEWLQRVLPGTQAVYRDTSLIWLTQRVLRETGVLRMPNDARHLLESVYGAVIDLVPDALQDARFEQKGMQKMAASMANFNALRLEDGYVSGHQWQEEQEIGTRLIDEPTVNVALLTRTAEDGLQLWAGGERHAAMLSQAKLRQSQAEKLAMPPARYQPQWEALQEQHKALHYTRPWLVEADESCTYDQKWGLRLGV, encoded by the coding sequence TTGCTGCCTTATCACAGCCTGGACGTCGCCGCCGTAGGCTGGTGTTTGCTGGCACCGGACACAGAGCTAACTCGGCAGCTGGCGGCTCGGCTGGGGCTTGAGCCAGAAGCGTTGCGCCAACTGCTGGTTTTCTGGCTCGGGGTTCATGATCTGGGCAAGTTCTCTCGGGCGTTTCAGGGGCTTTTTCAGCCATCGCGTACTGGACTGGTGCCGATAGTGAACGCACCCGCCTACACCGAACGGCATGACTGTTTGGGGGCTGTGCTTTGGCAGGAAAACTGGATCGAATGGCTCAGGGACGGCACCTTGCAATGGCCATCCGGCCGGTTGGGGCGTGAACAACGCCATCAGCTCAGCGAGACACTGAGTATTTTATCCACGCCTTTCTTCGGCCATCACGGCAAGCCGGTAGAAAGCGGCCAGTGCCGAGGCGAGCAGTTTTTCATCAGTGATGACGTAGTCGATGATACCGAGGCCGCTCGGCAGTTTATTGCCGACTGGGCAGATATTGTCTCGCCGGTTTGGGCCGTGGATAAGCTGACGTCTCCCGAATGGCGGGGCGCGCTACAAGCGTTAAGCTGGACCGTTGCCGGCTGGGCCACGCTCAGCGACTGGCTGGGCTCCAGCCGCGAGTATTTCCCGTATTGCCAGAAGCGCGTGCCGCTAGCGGAGTATTGGCCACTGGCGCTATCCCGCGCCAGGGCCGTGCTTGAAGGAACAGGCTTTGCATCACGGCCCCAGGCACTACCGTACCGGGGCATGGATAGCTGGTTTGGCGGTGCCACTATAACGCCAACTCCTTTGCAAAAAGCGGCAGAAGAGCTGGTGCTTTCCGACGGTCCCCAGCTGTGCATTCTTGAAGACGTGACTGGGGCAGGCAAGACTGAAGCTGCCGGTATTCTCACTCAGCGGCTGTTAGTCGCCGGGCACGGTGACGGCCTGTATTTTGCGTTACCCACCATGGCGACATCCAACGCCATGTATTCCCGAATGGGCAAGCTGCATCGCCACTTTTTTACCGCGGATTCTTCGCCCTCGCTGGTGCTGTCCCACGGTGCTCGGGATCTCAACGATGAATTCATGGGCTCGCTGGAAGGTGCCCAGCCCGAAGACGGCGAATACGCCGCCAACGACATGACCGCTTCCAGCCGGTGTAACCGCTGGCTTGCCGACTCGCGTAAAAAAGCGCTGCTGGCGGATGTGGGCGTGGGAACGATCGACCAGGTGCTGATGGCGCTGCTGCCTTTCAGGCATCAGTCGCTCCGACTTTACGGACTGGCGCGCAAGGTGCTGGTGGTCGATGAGGTACATGCGTACGACCATTACATGCAGGGACTGCTGGGGCAGCTATTGACCCACCACGCCCGTCAGGGCGGTAGCGCCATTTTGCTGACGGCCACTCTGCCATTGCGCATGCGTGATGAGCTGCTGAAAGCTTGGCAAGAAGGCCTGAACGCCGAGCCACAAGGCTCGCGCAAGCAAGAATTCCCGCTATTGACTCATGCCGGTATTCACGGCGTTACCGAAACGCCGCTGGCCACGCGGCCGGAAGTCGTTCGCTCCGTGAATATCGGCTGGCTAACCGATGAAGAACAGTGCGTGGACTCAGTGCTGGCAGCGGTCGAGAGAGGAGAGTGCGTCGCCTGGGTGCGTAACACGGTCGATGATGCCATTCGGGCTTTTGAGGCTATCGAAAAACGCCACCCGGATGCTGCTCGTTGCCTGCTGTTTCACAGCCGGTTTGCCATGTGCGACCGCCAGCGTATTGAGGCTGATGTCATCCAGCGCCTGGGCAAGCACTCCACGCCGGATACTCGCCGCGGCCAGGTGCTCATCAGTACCCAGGTATTTCAGGAATCCCTGGATTGCGACGTGGATCTGATGATCAGCGATATCGCGCCGATTGACCTGCTGATTCAGCGCGCCGGTCGTTTGCAGCGCCATGCGCGTGGCCCACGTAGAAAGCCGCTATTGCAGGTTCTGGCACCTGAATGGACCGAAGTACCGGATGCCGAATGGCTACAGCGGGTGCTACCGGGGACTCAGGCGGTATATCGCGATACGTCGCTCATCTGGCTGACCCAGCGCGTGTTGCGTGAGACCGGCGTGTTGCGGATGCCGAATGACGCGCGCCATTTGCTGGAAAGCGTTTATGGAGCCGTTATTGATTTGGTGCCCGATGCGCTGCAGGACGCGCGCTTTGAGCAAAAGGGCATGCAGAAAATGGCGGCTTCCATGGCCAACTTCAACGCGCTCAGGCTTGAAGACGGCTATGTCAGCGGCCATCAGTGGCAGGAAGAGCAGGAAATCGGCACGCGCCTGATTGACGAGCCGACGGTCAACGTCGCGCTGCTGACGCGCACTGCGGAAGACGGACTGCAACTTTGGGCTGGCGGCGAGCGCCACGCAGCTATGCTGAGCCAGGCCAAGCTGCGCCAGAGTCAGGCGGAAAAGTTAGCCATGCCTCCAGCGCGCTATCAGCCGCAGTGGGAAGCATTACAGGAGCAACACAAGGCGCTGCACTACACGCGCCCCTGGCTGGTTGAAGCGGATGAAAGCTGTACTTACGACCAGAAATGGGGGTTGCGCCTGGGAGTCTAG
- the casA gene encoding type I-E CRISPR-associated protein Cse1/CasA, with protein sequence MNLLNGARWLPCLMRDGSVEYRPPADMAHPDVINLACPRADFQAGAYQFLLGLLQTALPLADHGEWLDYLIEPPRPDTLQKAFAPLESAFELDGDGPRFMQDLDPLDDVKDTSVSALLIDSPGASTITKNIDLFVKRGRVDAMCEACAALALFTMQVNAPAGGAGIRVGLRGGGPLTTLVMPESADATLWQRLWLNVLPSSRLVQQGQRWTEPRSDDPDLFFWIADTRISDKKGTEVLPEHVHPLHAYWSVPRRFRLLIEPDKCSCDLCGRETDRIVRQVRGKKQGANYDGPWQHPLTPYRRDPKKPAELPLSQKGQPSGLGYRHWPGLVLNDPEGSGTMPAAVVLDYINHKQKLVDEERRWGEDVQALLKQMRLWISGYDLDKGKTRGWYSVEMPLVELPESSQDILREWVQQLTGLAQQVASATRNQIKAAWFKRLADAKGDMSQVDKQFFSATHDAFFHTVSRLTAILQEKAETTVMPADIAQSWYLVLRREALALFDDQALSGAQENMNWQRATDARRQLQGFLSGRSKGSKAVKDFISQHGFAPTAQTEKSPLTQGGAA encoded by the coding sequence ATGAACCTGCTTAACGGTGCGCGCTGGCTGCCTTGCCTGATGCGCGATGGCTCGGTGGAGTACCGGCCGCCAGCGGATATGGCCCATCCGGACGTGATTAACCTGGCTTGCCCTCGGGCAGATTTTCAGGCGGGGGCCTATCAGTTCCTGCTGGGCCTTTTGCAAACAGCGCTGCCGCTTGCCGATCACGGCGAGTGGCTGGACTACCTGATTGAGCCGCCCAGACCAGACACGCTACAGAAAGCGTTTGCGCCGCTGGAAAGCGCCTTTGAGCTGGACGGTGACGGCCCGCGCTTTATGCAGGATCTGGACCCGCTGGATGACGTCAAGGACACCTCCGTCAGTGCCCTGCTGATTGACTCTCCCGGTGCAAGCACCATTACGAAAAATATAGACTTGTTCGTCAAGCGAGGGCGCGTGGATGCGATGTGCGAGGCCTGCGCGGCGCTGGCGCTGTTTACCATGCAGGTGAACGCCCCGGCCGGTGGGGCCGGCATTCGAGTAGGGTTAAGGGGCGGCGGGCCGCTGACCACGCTGGTGATGCCGGAGTCCGCCGATGCAACCTTGTGGCAGCGCCTGTGGCTCAACGTGCTTCCCTCGAGCAGGCTGGTCCAGCAAGGGCAGCGCTGGACCGAGCCGCGTTCTGACGATCCCGACCTATTTTTCTGGATAGCCGATACCCGCATCAGCGATAAAAAGGGCACCGAAGTATTGCCCGAACATGTGCATCCCTTGCATGCCTACTGGTCAGTGCCTCGTCGTTTTCGGCTGCTGATTGAGCCGGATAAATGTTCGTGTGACCTGTGCGGGCGCGAAACCGATCGGATAGTGCGGCAGGTGCGCGGTAAAAAGCAGGGTGCCAATTACGATGGCCCTTGGCAGCACCCGCTGACGCCGTACCGGCGTGACCCCAAAAAGCCGGCAGAGCTTCCCCTGTCACAAAAAGGCCAGCCAAGCGGGCTGGGCTACCGCCACTGGCCGGGCCTTGTGCTGAATGATCCTGAAGGCAGCGGCACAATGCCCGCTGCCGTAGTGCTGGACTACATCAACCACAAACAAAAGCTGGTCGACGAAGAGCGCCGCTGGGGCGAAGACGTACAGGCGCTGCTAAAGCAGATGCGTCTATGGATCTCCGGTTATGACCTGGATAAGGGAAAGACGCGCGGCTGGTACAGCGTGGAGATGCCGCTGGTGGAGCTGCCTGAATCGAGCCAGGACATCCTGCGGGAATGGGTTCAGCAGTTGACCGGGCTTGCCCAGCAGGTGGCCAGCGCCACACGCAATCAGATCAAGGCTGCGTGGTTCAAGCGTCTTGCCGATGCCAAGGGCGACATGAGTCAGGTCGACAAGCAGTTTTTCTCGGCCACCCACGATGCCTTTTTCCATACGGTGTCACGCCTGACTGCCATCTTGCAGGAAAAAGCAGAGACGACTGTCATGCCGGCGGACATTGCCCAGAGTTGGTATTTGGTGCTGCGCCGCGAAGCGCTCGCGCTATTTGACGATCAGGCGCTGAGCGGTGCCCAGGAAAACATGAACTGGCAGCGTGCGACGGATGCCCGCCGCCAGCTGCAAGGCTTTTTAAGTGGGAGAAGCAAAGGCAGCAAGGCCGTCAAGGATTTCATCAGCCAGCACGGTTTTGCGCCAACGGCCCAAACAGAGAAGTCACCGTTAACCCAAGGAGGTGCGGCATGA
- the casB gene encoding type I-E CRISPR-associated protein Cse2/CasB — protein MSEASEADSSQEWLVVDDQELKSLAALSLDEAVAVRRWWQRLALSPVELKQLTPQPGLPRGVRAALRRCDTPDAALLTQAFRELWHLLPEATVESPFIEAQLEKWSCIALVLAELRNETPGKALAARLGQQASTGKPIMSELRFQQILTCRTPEELVQRLRRALALAGRSEMSAVRLADVVALWWREYSGEISARPTHRFGFMLANDYFGAAASYRHEDT, from the coding sequence ATGAGTGAAGCATCCGAAGCCGATAGCTCACAGGAATGGCTTGTTGTCGATGATCAGGAGCTCAAGTCGCTGGCGGCACTGTCGCTTGATGAAGCCGTTGCCGTGCGCCGCTGGTGGCAGCGGCTTGCGCTTTCACCGGTGGAGCTTAAACAGCTGACGCCCCAGCCAGGATTACCCCGAGGCGTGCGAGCCGCCCTGCGCCGCTGCGATACGCCCGATGCCGCGCTGCTGACTCAGGCCTTTCGCGAGCTGTGGCACCTACTGCCAGAGGCCACGGTTGAGTCGCCCTTTATTGAGGCTCAGCTGGAAAAATGGAGCTGTATCGCGCTGGTGCTAGCCGAGCTGCGCAACGAAACGCCGGGTAAAGCTCTGGCCGCGCGACTTGGGCAACAAGCATCTACCGGCAAGCCCATCATGAGCGAGCTGCGCTTCCAGCAAATCCTCACCTGCCGCACGCCGGAAGAGCTGGTGCAGCGGCTAAGGCGCGCGCTGGCGCTGGCCGGACGCAGCGAGATGAGCGCCGTTCGGCTGGCCGACGTTGTTGCTTTGTGGTGGCGGGAGTATAGCGGCGAGATTTCGGCGCGGCCGACTCATCGCTTCGGCTTCATGCTGGCCAACGACTATTTCGGCGCTGCGGCGAGCTATCGCCATGAAGACACGTAA
- the cas7e gene encoding type I-E CRISPR-associated protein Cas7/Cse4/CasC yields the protein MSHFIQLHLLTSYPPANLNRDDLGRPKTALMGGAKRLRVSSQSLKRTWRTSNLFEEALAGHVGTRTKRLGKEVYDQLTKQGVKEKTAIASAEKIAGVFGKLRKVGKGEAHEFEIEQLVHVGPEEREAVNQLITTLAAENREPEDSELKLLRHRPAAADVALFGRMLAAVPEYNVDAACQVAHAITVHAAEVEDDYFTAVDDLNMGDEDRGAAHIGEAGFGAGLFYTYLCIDRRQLVENLNNNQELADKAIAALVEAAVKTSPKGKQNSFGSRAHASYVLAEKGNQQPRSLSMAYLRPVNGQDQSLDAIQRLEVQAQAFDNAYGDGADSRFVVSAEPAYSAPQLSGDVTQGSLDELLAFLRDQ from the coding sequence ATGAGCCACTTCATCCAACTCCACCTGCTGACCTCCTACCCGCCGGCCAACCTGAACCGGGACGATCTGGGCCGCCCTAAAACCGCGCTGATGGGCGGAGCCAAGCGGCTACGGGTGTCTTCGCAGAGCCTCAAGCGCACCTGGCGCACCTCTAATCTGTTCGAAGAGGCGCTGGCCGGCCATGTGGGTACCCGTACCAAGCGGCTAGGCAAGGAAGTTTACGATCAGCTGACCAAGCAGGGCGTCAAGGAAAAAACCGCTATCGCCAGCGCAGAAAAAATTGCCGGCGTATTCGGCAAGCTGCGCAAGGTAGGCAAGGGCGAAGCCCACGAGTTTGAAATCGAGCAGCTGGTACACGTCGGGCCGGAAGAGCGGGAAGCGGTCAATCAGCTAATTACCACCCTGGCGGCTGAAAATCGTGAGCCGGAAGACAGCGAGCTCAAGCTTTTGCGCCACAGGCCCGCCGCGGCAGACGTAGCGCTGTTTGGCCGCATGCTGGCCGCCGTGCCCGAATACAACGTGGATGCCGCGTGCCAAGTAGCTCATGCGATTACCGTGCATGCCGCCGAGGTGGAAGATGACTACTTCACCGCCGTGGATGACTTGAACATGGGCGACGAAGACCGCGGCGCGGCCCACATCGGCGAAGCTGGCTTCGGTGCCGGGCTGTTTTATACCTATCTCTGCATTGATCGCCGCCAGCTGGTCGAAAACCTGAACAATAACCAAGAGCTGGCTGACAAGGCGATTGCCGCTCTGGTCGAAGCAGCGGTGAAAACCTCACCCAAGGGCAAGCAGAACAGCTTTGGCTCGCGGGCGCATGCGAGCTACGTGCTGGCCGAGAAGGGTAATCAGCAGCCGCGCTCGCTTTCCATGGCGTATCTGCGCCCGGTCAACGGGCAGGATCAGTCCCTGGATGCCATCCAGCGGCTTGAGGTCCAGGCCCAGGCGTTTGATAACGCTTACGGTGACGGCGCTGACAGCCGGTTTGTTGTGTCCGCCGAGCCTGCCTATAGCGCTCCGCAACTGTCCGGTGACGTAACGCAGGGAAGCCTCGATGAGCTGCTCGCTTTTCTGCGTGACCAGTAA
- the cas5e gene encoding type I-E CRISPR-associated protein Cas5/CasD, giving the protein MTDYLVFRLYAPLASWGEAAVGETRPTASYPGKSALLGLVGAALGIRRDDDAGQKALREGLAFGVKQRSSGTLMRDYHTVQVPPAKAKVRYSTRKDELSIPKGDLNTILSARDYRCDGLWNVACWLKPGAAWTLAELRQALERPYFCLYLGRKACPPAVPLSPIVVACETLKDALDSEFPPLNGRSDAGEKALRPSKRALYAWEGEIHRLDGSAEGVEHNDIWDMPLNRRRWQFGPRLEYRRVMQDKEGR; this is encoded by the coding sequence ATGACGGACTATCTGGTATTTCGGCTATACGCCCCCCTGGCAAGCTGGGGGGAGGCCGCCGTGGGAGAGACCCGACCCACGGCCTCCTATCCGGGCAAAAGCGCACTGCTGGGGCTGGTGGGCGCGGCGCTGGGCATTCGCCGTGATGACGATGCCGGGCAAAAAGCCCTGCGCGAAGGCCTGGCATTCGGGGTAAAGCAGCGCTCTTCGGGCACGTTGATGCGTGACTACCACACGGTGCAGGTGCCGCCGGCAAAAGCGAAGGTGCGCTACAGCACCCGCAAGGACGAGTTGAGCATCCCGAAGGGGGATCTCAACACGATTCTTTCGGCGCGGGATTACCGTTGCGACGGGCTCTGGAACGTCGCGTGCTGGCTCAAGCCCGGTGCAGCCTGGACACTGGCGGAGCTTCGCCAGGCGCTGGAAAGGCCGTATTTTTGTCTCTATCTCGGGCGCAAGGCTTGCCCGCCGGCAGTGCCGCTGTCGCCGATAGTTGTTGCCTGTGAAACGCTGAAAGATGCGCTGGACAGCGAGTTTCCCCCGCTGAACGGCCGCAGCGACGCCGGTGAAAAAGCGTTACGGCCCTCGAAGCGTGCCCTGTACGCTTGGGAAGGAGAGATCCATCGCCTTGACGGTAGCGCCGAGGGCGTAGAGCACAACGATATTTGGGACATGCCGCTTAACCGCCGCCGCTGGCAGTTTGGCCCCAGGCTCGAGTATCGGCGAGTCATGCAAGACAAGGAGGGCCGCTAA